The Hippoglossus stenolepis isolate QCI-W04-F060 chromosome 12, HSTE1.2, whole genome shotgun sequence genome segment ATGGCGTTCTGTCAAACAGgttgtgaacaaacacacacagacacacacacacacacacacgtacaaattCCTCTTCCTGAGCGCCCTGACTTCACGCCAGATAATCGTTGGGATGCTGTCTCCAGCCGAAGTCAAACGCATTCCTGCTTTCGTAacttgcacgtgtgtgtgtgtgtggctgcgaGGTTAGAGAAGCAGGCTCTGGACCACAAGGTCCCACTTCCACAGCCTATGTGCCCTTGAACAAGGCACCGAACCCCCCCAATCTGCTGCTTACTGTGCATTACACAGACTTCTCTTCCCTATGGGGACATGAACTGGATCCTCACAATGTACATCATTAGATTTTAAAGGCACAGAAGTCATGCATTTGACTCGTGTTGTGGAGACTACAGATATATTAATAGTGACATTAAGGGAATAGAAACATTACACTTCAAGTTAAAGAAGTCATGGagacgtgtctgtgtgtgtgtctgtgtgtgtgtactcagttTTGTGACCCTCCCAGTATAAACACTGACTTTGAGCGACCAGCAGTCCTCATGGGGACCATAAAACCCAGTCCTAACGAGGTCCAGcctcatttctgaggtcctggttggGGGTAAGCTTTTGATTAGGCTtttccacaatgaatggaaatcatcaatgcaaagtcctgaACAGGCGTAAAGCTGCACAGCCCGGAGAGTCCCACTGTCTTAGAAATAAACAGCCATGTGAAACCACTGCAGTTCAGCTCACTGACCACAGGCCTGATGCTGTGTGTGACTGGGACCAGCTGCATcctccctgcagacacacacacacacaccacacacacacacaccgaatcCAACGAACTGCTGAggaaacacagtgtgtgttggagacAGAACAGGACAAAGCTCGGCCCgcagccacagacacaaccGACCTCaacccagagacacacacacacacacacacacacacacacacacacacacacacacacacacacacacacacacacacaaccagcctCGCTGCAGGAATCTGCTCCAGAGACTTTCCAGAAGATGacaacttctctctctctccgctggtGACACAACTCGACTCCCTTCACGGTCCCCCTGCTTtgtacacacaaccacacaacctTCACACCAAACGTTGGCTTCACCTACCTGGGGGAGAAGGAAACGCTGTGCACGGTTAATGCGCGTCCATCGACCGTCTCTCACGCCGAGGCTGTGGCCGCGGACCAATGAGGAGCCAGGAGCCTGCAGAGGACTGAGGCTGAGCTGCACCCAGAGCCACGCAGCCGCCGGGTTGGGTCGAGGCTCTGCTAATGGAAACAGCATGTGCGGGCCGTTATCAtggcggaggaggaggtttcATACTGGGTTTGTTAAACGAGACCATACATAGTAAAGAATGAAGAAGTGAGTGCTTAAGGTATGTTTTCAAATTAGTCACATCCCCAGATAGCAgacgggtggggggggggtgtacgTGAGGCACAGAGGAGGCACATGTGGCCCAAATGTCCCACAACAAAACGTGGGCctcttttttggcaaacatctGGTTCTCCAGGCGAAGTGTGGTCTGAAGTGGTGACTATGGTCCTACAGCACAGACCTGATCCGGCCCACCTCTGGCTGACACCCGGCACTGCTGTGGCCCAGGTCTGGCAAACAGGATACCATCATTCCACGAGGTGTGGGGATATCCAACAAAGTATTAAATATGCATTAAGCATTCAATATTtgacagagaaaatatttttgatattatTAGAATTTGAACTGTCCTGGTTCAGAAGATACAGGGCTCACCAGGCTAATTTCTGCAGAGCAACTTTCTGAAACATTTTCCATTCATTAGATGTGTACATGGAAATAATCATTTGACTATGTGTCGTTTCTAaaagagcccccccccctgtctctGTCCTGAACTGACTTGCAGTCTCTCGTCTTCCTGTTGACTGAACTCCGGCTCTTCGTGGCTCTGGCCGCTGCTGATGCAGCTGTGCCGGCTGGGTCTCTGATCCGGGGTATTAGCAGTGATGCAATGTTTCCAGATGTGGAACATGAGGGAGAGAACATCTGTGTTACTGGAGCCTGAGGATCAACAGTTACCTCTCCACAAcaagtacgtgtgtgtgtgtgtgtgtgtgtgtgtgtgtgtgtgacactgatgagtgtgttttctcctgtgtgtgcaAATACTCTGAAAAGGTCTATTTGgttggttttattgttttatatagtTAAACACATTCATAATATAGATTTATAATATAGATTCCAGGAGATTTACagagtttaaaacaaacaagaaacaagaaatcaaaagaataaaagagaTTCTGATATTAAAAGAGgtcaaagacagaaaaaggataaacctttttaaataagtgaaaggagtaaaataatacaaataaaacagaataaaatacaatgatgatggacagacagacTTCACATTATCAGCTTCCACAGCTGGAAACAGCTGAATCATCAGAGGCAGGACAAGGGCACCTCCTGGTGGACTAGTAGGGACATCACATAAGTGGTTTTAGTGTCTGTAGTAATAAGCGCAGGGAATGAAAAGACAGTTAAATCTGCCTTTTGGGACATTGGGTCGTTATTTATCTGCTAGTTTCAACACTTTAATCCCTGATCAGAGGCAGATGAATCAAATTATCTCTCATAGTGTCATAGAACCTAATCATAAACTTCAGTCCTGATTTATTGTGGTGATATTTACATTCTGAGACTAGAATGACTCCCTTACATTTCAAATAATGTTATGATTCTTATGAATAACTTTGTGTACAGAGATCTGCAACTCCAGCAGATCAAGTGTGTAGTCATAcaaattttgtttaaataataaaaaagtcaaaacaacCAACTTTTAGTGTCTGttaattgtttctgtttcttgGATGAAACAAagctttgagaaaaaaaaacacacgaaTATCttcataactttatttaaattacagACTTTTCATAAATTTCAAAAAGcattaatataatgaaaatatgacaATTGATTCCGCAGATTTTGAGCAGATGACGAGTCAGAATAGTTTCCTCCGTTGATAATGTTACAAATGTCATTATATAAAACAGGAATTAACCTTTATAAAACGTAACCAGAAGAAATCTTTCACTTTCTCCCATTAAATTCTCTCTGCTTGGTTCAGACCACTCtgcataaacacatttattactCTCTTTAACACAATAAAGACTATGTTTCCTGTTCTTGAATCCAGCATCTAAACAGCAGGTCTGGTGAGTTGTGCACAGACAGATGCTTCTCACTTGTCTGGCTGCTCAGAGACTTCTGCTGCAAAACGTACTGAGACGCTGAAAGCAGAAGACACAAAGCTGATGGGCTGCTCAGATGCTCCTGCTGGTCAGACACTGGTTGACCACCTCAAGCAGCGAGGAGTTCTCCAGAGCTGCTGCCACCCGCTCTTTGTCGGCCAGCTGCTTGTTCActgcacaggaaacaacaacaacacaagtcacataacacagaaacacattcaaaatgaccagtaaacatgttaatttgaacacagcaggataAAACCAGGAAACTCAACAGGATGTATTTGTGGGAAATGTAACAGTGGATGGGGAATAtccttgttcttgttcttaCCTGCTTCCTCTGAGGCGTGAGTCCCAGGAGTGATCTGGACATCAATCTGAGGGGaagcagaaaaatgcatttaaacaggaatctgaaaacacacaccaggttGCAGGTTGTGTTCAGGGGGCTGATGTTAAAATGTGGATCTCTGAAGCCGACGTACTTTGAATCTGTCGGGCAGCGAGCGCAGCAGCTTGACTTTGATTGACAGACCGATGAGAGTCGCCATGCTGCAGTGAGGGATGGTGGGCGTGAACTCGACACCCACTGAGCTCTCTGCATCATCAACCTGTGAAAACAggataaaaaaaggaaatgaataaCTTAATAAGGAAGTACTTAATGTAGCTTCTCTAGTTTGATCAACCACATAAAGGACTTTTCACAAAGGTCCTCTACCAGACGTCTGGGAGTCTGAGGGCTCTGTGCGATATCTTAACTGTTCCCAGGACTGTGCTTTCCTGGAGAGAGGCTTCAGGTGTTGTGCCTGGGATCAGCTGGAGCCACTACACTACCACCACGGGGAACACGTTGCATTTCACCGGTTGAAGCTGTTCTTTCAGCCCTTGTGTTGCGTTATCCCACCTTCCTGTGCCTCCCTCTCTTTAGTctttactctcctctcctcacaggTGGATCTGATCATTGTATATAAGGGGGGGTGCAGGAGAGGCTGTTTGATaatgtggtttctgtttcttttctttctttctctttgagGCTGGAGGTCTGGTTTCCTCTCTAGTTCAGTTTTACTCTGACGTTTGTCAGTTTAAAGGAGGAGGACCCGAGTCCTACGCtccctgtcccccccccacacttccTCGTCCTTTTGGGATCTTTTTGTCCAGACCTGCAGACTCCCATCTGTTTGGTTAATCTTGACAGTTGGTTTATTTTCCACTTTGTAAATAAACTTTATCCTGTGTTTAAACTCAGTACTCGGTTGGCGTCCTCATTCTTATGTTGTGGCTGCAAGGTTGAGGCAGATTTCACATGTTCTGTTTgtggctatatatatatatatatctatatatatatgctccCCGTCATTCACGCTGTAATAAAcctacaaacaacaacaaccacccaGGTGACTCTCACCTTGACTCGGACCTGCTCCACCACGTTCAGATCCTCCAGAGACAGAGGATGCTCCGGGTCGTTGATGGATCTGATCAGATGTAACTTCAGTTAAAGAATTCAACACAATAAACGAGACACGAGACAATATGGAGGTAATggatcttattattattattattgtgtcttATAAGAAACTCAGATGACAtaacatcaaacaaacaagatggcTGCTTCTGTTTACTTCAATCTACCGTTATCTTTGTGTcaatgctaatgttagcttagATGTTAGCATTATTAAAGACAGAATAAACACAGCTGGAGTCCACGGGATCAGTTTACATGTATTTTAACAGTTATTAAAAGTGAACCAGCTGTTTGGTTCATAAACAGGATATCGAATATCTCTCTGTCGTCGATGGGGTCATGAacgtcttcatcttcatcagtctTCGTCAGCAGCCTCTCTCGGGACCGCTGGAAGATCACCGGGTTCGCGTTCTCCAGGCGGCTGCCCGCGGACATGCTGCTCTTCTTTTAATACACCTTAAGTACACGTTACACGGGGAAGATGTCCGGGTTTGAACCTGTGGAGCCGAGCGTGGGTCCGCTAGACACCCTGTACAAACACTTCCGGGTGTGACGGAAAGTCACAGGGTCCAAAAAACGCTTAAAAAGCGAGAGAGACACTTTTAAAGGGACAGTGCAGCTGAAACAAAGTTTACAGCAACTTTTAAGAAACTTGTAAAGTAGATGGAGAAAtacaatttataatttaaaaatctTATATCAAAGTAAATTATTACAcgaacatttaaaattaatatttcattcatcatttactTCTTCGAGATATAGCTTGAataacatttacacatttaaagtagcttacatttattttaatttgtaggccactattattttctgtttctggtttgtttcatttcttatttttactcataataattacatttttctaaagCAGCCTTGGCTACCACGAAAGGTGCTGTATACATGtatgttaatattattattattattattatgagtacAGTACATTCTTTAAATAGTACTCACTACACTTAGTGGggaatattgtactttttactccactacatttaggACCTTTTGGCAGCAGTCAGCTAATTATTAATCAGTagattaaaatttaaaaaacgtaAAAAGGTGAAATGATCCTTGCCAGCTGCTTGTGATTCTCCCTTTGACCACCAGATGACACAAACTGCCCATTTTAGCACTGAACAGCATCGGTACAAGTTTGTCCAGTGCACATCTGATGCTCTAACAAAGGATAACTTTTGCTTCTGGATTACAGTGCAACAGTTAAACTGGAATAGTTCTGTGTGATTTAAACAAACTAGCCAGAACGACCCAGAACTCCCTGTAGGGACTTCATATCCTCTCTGGCCTCAGGATCCCACAGGAGGAACTGGAAAGTGTGGCTGTGGAGAGGGATGTCTGGAACACTTGGTCAAATACCCCCGTGACCTGAGCTCGGATACgtgagaatgaaatgaaaacgaGGGGCTTGATCATGACACTTGAACTTTCAGGCCATATTCAAAAGTTAAGGCATTCGACATTTGTGGCTCCCACATAGTTCTTGTAATAATGATCTCATATTGTAGTGTCTAACATGGGAGATCTAGCTGAAAATAGGGCCAGAAAACCCACGTGTCACCTTTCAGCTTTCAGTAAAGACTGATTAATAGAAACCCtcttgaaaaaaagaaaaatcctctGTCAGGAAAAATGCTTCTCATCCCTTCCTGACTGGTGCAGTGACGAGATCATCAGCCGCTTCGCCTGTGGCCACATCTGAAATGCTGATTTCATCAGGACAGAATCTTAATGAGCTGCTGGAGTCAGAGGAGAAGCCGGAGAGCGGTCGATGTACGAAGAGCTTCAGTTCAACATGATGTGTTCACCTTTTGAAATAGAATGTGCATTTAATGAGGCTGTGTTTGGAGACTTTGTAATGTAAATGTCACGCAGAAGGGCAGCAGCAGACGAGAAGGCCAACGACTTTTAGCAATTATGAAAATTTAGATTAATATTAAcaatttttaaatctgtttggGATAAGGGTTATTCTCTCTTTTACAATTACTATATTTTTCTTACCGTAGTGAAAACGATTTGAGTTTGAATggttctcttttctctttgttacTTGAAGGATCACAGACATTTATGAtaagtaaataataatttagtaaCATTCTCATGATTACATAGAATCTGACAATAGACAATAGAAGAAAAACCTGAAATCTGATGAATAGAAAATCAAAACCTCATGACACGTATCTTTGAGATAATGTTTTCTGAAGCTTCACTtccaaacaaatatataaatctcATAATGTGGTACTACATCATAAAAAACGACGCCACTGGGTAACTACTGAAGcactaattgaaaccaaatttactggaaaaaaatttacacttgaacaaacatcagtgataaaatggcagaaaaatgtattcaatgtgtattttgactttttagtttggtctatgtcccatccagtaacatggaggaggtggagctcataacctatactgcagtcacGTGATCGAGACAGCGGCTGGAATGATATATGTATGTAGAGGTTGGGTGAACCTCTGTATTATGAGTATTATTATACGTTACTAGGACTGAACCAACTGCTAAAACCAGCAGTTAAATCAGGTTTACACAGAAACTTTCCAACTCCCGGTAACCAACCCCAGAAAACCCCCAACAAGCTCTCGAACCCACCATTTTTCCAGTGAGAACAAAAGTTCTGCCTGATTTTCGAACTCCTCAGTATTTTCAGATGTAAAACTCATCTGTTTGCTGGAGGATAAACTCACAAAATGAGAAATGAGACACAACCACGGGAGTTAAACACCTCCGattaaagctgctgcacaaCCTGAATGACGAACGAGCCTCAGCTGCAGAGGGTCGAGACCCCTGCTGAACTTTTCTCCGTTGGAGATTTCGTCCtgtgaggataaaaaaaaaaaaaacaataactcGTTCACCTTGAAGTCAAAATATTAGTGTGAGATGAAAAGAGGCTGGTTAGCATTCAGAGCGGTGGAACTCCAGCCTCTGCATTTAAAGCAGCCTCTTTAACATTCCTAATGAAGCAGCTGAATCCGTGGGGGCTGCCTACATGTGTCAGCGGCTGTCATGCTCTGTGTGTATTAGATGATTAATTCTGGTTTGTTCTGAGTGTCGCAGAACACAGTGGGTCCCGTGTTCATATAGAAACAGGTCTTAATCTTCAACCAGCGCTGCCAAGAGCACAACAGCTGATGTGCATATAATGAGGAGCCGGTGACAAACACTCAACAACCTGTTATATCAAGAGAAGGCAAAGGGCAGCAAATATTTTCAGAACCGGGAGAATTAATATTCTTAGGGTTTCTTCAGAAAGAGTAGATTAGACTGTGGAGTCAATCAGTGTCGGGGCTGGTGCACATTTAGGGATCGACCCCAATGTTCCCGATTATCGGCCCAAATATAGAAGTGTGAGCGGGTTTGCAAAATTGCTTTGTGTTTCAACCAGTGTCTGACACGTTCTTGAATCCTTGTTGATCATTCGGGACGAGAGCTTTCAAGCGTTTATGTAATTGTAATTATGTATTTGAACAGAAACTCAAGAGAAAGgagacaaagataaaaaagtgGACCCACTGTCTGACGCAGCTCTGAGGCCACTGTATGGAAATGAACGACTTGACGGACAGCAACTTTCACTGTTTACTTTACTGACAGCTGACCAATTATTCATGAGGTCTGATATTTCAATCTGACAGGTTGATATAGTTAAAGATTTGTTACCACTGCATAAATAACCCCACAGGGACCATAACCTTTTGTAATATATACAGTAGCTTTCGGCCAGTGGAGAAGATCATGACATGTATTATATATTAGTTTTGTTTCGACGATGCTCCCCATCATTTAGGATTTATTGAATTAAATATACAATCGTGAGGTTAAAGGTAAAACAGACggcacagaaatacaaacaagaaCGAAATCATTATGCTGAACGTATAAGTATTAATCGCTTATGTTTACagtattaaaacacaaactggacATGACGTGCTCTGCTCTCTGCCCACGTATGTGCATCGATCCTGTTACTGTGAAAATATAAACGGCAGCAAAACGTCCAAACGTCTCATTATTCAGTCAATAAAGTTGATGTATTGCTGCATCTACGCAAACCAACATGTGAACGTTGTCTAAATGTGGGCAGAGAACAACACAACCCACATTCTCTGCAGTAAACTGTGTTCTCTTCTTATCTCTCGCTGCCACTGAGCTGCTGAGCATCTCTTTCCGTCACATCTCTTTAGAACTCAAACATCT includes the following:
- the ciao2b gene encoding cytosolic iron-sulfur assembly component 2B, which produces MSAGSRLENANPVIFQRSRERLLTKTDEDEDVHDPIDDREIFDLIRSINDPEHPLSLEDLNVVEQVRVKVDDAESSVGVEFTPTIPHCSMATLIGLSIKVKLLRSLPDRFKIDVQITPGTHASEEAVNKQLADKERVAAALENSSLLEVVNQCLTSRSI